The Pantoea vagans genome contains the following window.
GAAAATTCCTGCTCTATCCCGAAGATGGCAGCGCAGCGGAAGTGGTTCGCCCTGAGTCAGATATTGCGCTGGCCGATTCGTTAAAGTTGTTAGCACACCAGTGGCTGCCACTGCCGGTGCTGCGTTGCACCAGCGGACGTCGTTTTATCGGTGGTCCGGATAACTGGGCGCGCTTGCACCTGGCCCCGCTGAGCCAGCCCGATGCGGCCGGTAACACCCATCGCATTACGCTGGCCTTCGATACCCGTATCGTGCCGGAACAAGACGGTGGCGAGCAGCACGGTCTAAGCAAAGCCGATGCCCAAAACGGCGTCAGCTTTGCGCTGGCCTGGCACAATTATGAGCTGGGTGAATTTCTCGATCACACCTGGGTTGATGGCTGGCTACGTGAAACCTTTGCCCAACAGGTTAATGCGCTGGAATCCCGTCGAGAGCAGGAACTCAACCAGGCGCTGCGTGAGTTTGAGTATCAGGCACACTATCTCAACTTGCTGGAGCTGCTGGGCGAGCAACTCGACCTCGCGGAGATCTACATCCAGGCTGCGTCGCTGCAAACGCCGGCCGTCAACGTCGATATCATTCTGGATGTCGGCAACTCACACACCTGCGGTATTTTGGTAGAAGATCATGCCGAAGAGAGCAGTGGCCTGCGTCAAACTTACGAGCTGCAACTGCGCGATCTCTCCGAACCGCATCAGGTGTACAACGAACTGTTCGACAGCCGCCTGGAATTTGCGGAAACCCGCTTCGGTAAAGCCAACTTCTCGCTGGAGAGTGGCCGAGAAAACGCCTTTATGTGGCCTTCCCTGACCCGTGTTGGACGAGAGGCCAGCCGCCTCGCGCTGCTGCGTGCCGGCACCGAAGGCAGCACCGGGTTATCCAGCCCACGCCGCTATTTATGGGATGAAGCACGCTATCAGCCAGGCTGGCGCTTTAACGCTAACGGCAGCAGTGACGAGCCGCAGGCCACCGCGCTGCCTTTCACCTTGCTGTTGAATGATGAAGGCCAGCCGCTGCATGCGCTGGACGAAGATGAGCGTCTGCCGGTGTTCTCTGCCAGTTACAGCCGCAGTTCGCTGATGACATTTATGCTTTGTGAACTACTGGCCCAGGCGATGATGCAGATGAACAGCGTGGCACAGCGTCAGCGCATGCCACAAAGCCAGGCTCCTCGCCAACTGCGTCATGTGATCCTGACCTTACCGTCGGCGATGCCTAAACCTGAGCGCGAGATTTTCCGTCGTCGCATGCAGGAAGCCATTGCGCTGGTGTGGAAAGCCGAAGGCTGGCATCCGGCCGAAGAGGATTTCAGTGCGGAAAGCCAGGCAAAAAGTCTGCGTCCGGTACCGGATGTGCAGATGGAGTGGGATGAAGCAACCTGCGGTCAGATGGTATGGCTGTTCAACGAAACCCAGGTCAACTTTGCGGGCCGCGCTGAAGATTTCTTTAGCAGCATGGCGCGCCCTGACCGCCCACGTGAAGTGGACGAACTGCCGGGTAAAAGCTTGCGCATTGCGTCCATCGATATTGGCGGCGGCACCACCGACCTGGCGATCACGCAATATCGCCTCGATGATGGCCAGGGCAACAACGTCAAAATTACCCCGCGCCTGCTGTTCCGCGAGGGCTTTAAAGTCGCGGGTGACGATATCCTGTTGGATGTCATTCAATTGTGGGTCCTGCCTGCACTGCAGCAGAGCCTGCAAAAAGCCGGATTGACGCTGGCTGAACCGCTGATGAACAAACTGTTTGGTCACGACAGCCGCATGGACGGGCAAGCCACGTTGCGTCAGCAGGTCACTCTGCAGCTGTTTATTCCGCTGGCGCAGGCAGTACTGGAGCGCTACGAAAACTGGGACCCGCTGGATAGCCACAGTGAGATCAATGCGCTGTTTGGCGAACTGGTGCCGCAAAAACCAGCCAGCAGCGTGTTGGCGTTTGTTAACGGCGAGATCCAGCGCACGCTGGGCGGGGACAGTCGCTTTGATCTGCTCGACGTACCTTTAGTCGTGAGCATGGCGCAACTGCACGCTGAGTTCCTGCAACACCGTATGGCCATCATTCCGGCACTGCGCGCGATGTGCGAAGTGGTCTCGCTTTATCAGTGTGATGTGCTACTGCTGACGGGCCGCCCTTCGCGCTTCCCTGGCATTCAGGCGCTGGTGCGCCATCTGCAACCGTTGCCGGGCAGCCGCATTTTGTCGCTGGAAGGCTATCACACCAGCGACTGGTATCCGTTTAACAAACTGGGGCGCATTGATAACCCGAAATCCACGGCTGCGGTGGGCGCGATGCTGTGCCTGCTGGCGCTGGATTTGCGCCTCAGCAGTTTCTGGTTCCGCGCCGGTGATTTTGAACCCTACTCCACCATCCGCTATCTGGGCGTACTGGATGAGAATGCCACGCTGAGCGATGACAATCTCTGTTACAGCGAGATCGACCTCGACAGCAGCCATTTCGCGCTGGATCGCAAAAGCAGCTTCCGCATTCGCGGCAACGTGTGCCTCGGCTTCCGCCAGCTGGAGAACGATCGCTGGCCCGCTTCCCCGCTGTACAGCCTGAGCATTACCGACCCGCAGCTGGCGCGTAAAGTGGCCGGTGAGAGCGTGTTGCGTATCAAGCTGGCGGTTCAGCCTGGTCCCGACGACTTTGGACCAGAACGTCTGGTGCTGAGCGATGCACGAATGGATGACGGTACGCGTGTGCCGCTGGAACAATTGAGTCTGAAACTGAATACGCTGTCTGCGACCGGCAATGCCAACGCGCAGTATTGGATTGACAGCGGGAGCGTCTGCAAACGATGAGAACAGCTAAGAAAACCACGTCAGTCACGCCAGCCAAACGTCTCAGCCTGATGCAGGAGACGCTCGACGGTGCGCTGAACTGGATCGATACCCATCAGGCTCAGGCGCCACGCCTGGCCATGGAAGCCGATACGCTGCAACTGCAACTGCGCCGTGCCCGCGTCGAGAGCCATGCCCTGGCGCGCCAGTTAGCGCGCCCGGTGACGCTGGCGCTGTTTGGCCAGTCACAGGCGGGTAAAGCCTGGTTGCTGAGTGAAATGGTCGGTGATGCCCAGGGCCAGCTGATTGCGCGCCTTGGCGATAGAGTGGTTAATCACTTCCAGAACATCAATCCAGGCAATATCGATTTCGCCATCGCCACCCGTTTCAGCCACCAGCGTGAAGCCCAGTCCAGCGCCTGGCCGCTGGAAATGACGTTGTTAAGCGATGCCGAGCTGATTCGTCTGATACTGGCGTGCGCCAAAACCGAAGAACAGCCCGATACCGCCGTGATTGACGCCGCGCTGCAGCGCTTGCAGCGCCATCGTCAGGATGAACCTGAACCCGGCCTCGACAGCGATGCGCTGATCACCTTGTGGGCGTGGAGTCGTCGCCAGCATCGTCACGCGGAAGTGTTGGATCGTCACTTTTGGCCGCAGGCGATTGAACTGGCCCCATGGCTCAACGTGGATGACCGCGTGCAGCTGTTTGCGCTGTTATGGCCTAATCAGGTTGCGCTCAACGAACAGTTGCGCAGCCTGATGCATTTACGCCATCAACTGCGCCAGGCACCGCGCCTGCTGGCACCGCTCAGCCTGCTGACCGATGACGCCGCTCTACCGGCGGAAAAACTGATCGGCAACGACGCCGATTTGCAGGAGATGATTGAGGTCTGCCCGATTATCGCCAATCGTGTAGGCAAAGCGCAGCAGGTACCGCTGGGTTTGCTGGCGCTGCTGACGCTGGAGATCACCATTCCCCTCAGTTCCACGCCGCGTCAGGCGTTGTACGATGAAGCCGATATGCTGGAATTGCCTGCACCGGGCCAGCCTGCCGATCGCGGGCAGCAAGAGGATTTAGCGCAGTTGCGTAAGCGCGACGCACTGCGTGCCACTTTACTGGAGCAGAAACGGGCACTGCTGCCGGGCTTATACGCCGCCCGTCAGGGCATCGATTTAATGTTGATTTGTACCGCGGCCAGCCAGCGTCAGGATGCCGATATGGCCGCCAGCGCACTGCGCGAATGGCATATCCACCAAACCGTGGCCGCCAGCGGTGAGAAACCGCGTCTGATTTGGGCAATAACTCCACACGATGCGCGTTATCAACAGCAGCAGATTAATGTTGATGAAGCGGTACAACGTCAAATTGGCCAACCAGGGCAAAGCTGGGGATCGATGCTGGCGCTGGATCGCGCGGGCGTTGACCGCATGGGCAGTTGGTTGCAGGACGAAATGCAGCCAGAAGCAAGACGCGATCGTCTGGCGCAGCAGTTAACCAGTTTGCAGCAGAAACTGGTAGAGCGTCTGCAGCCATGGACCGAATCCACGGCGACCCCAGAACAGGCCGCACGTAAACAAGCGATTTCCGACACCCTGCTGAAATGCCTGCAACACCGTACCGGGTTGCACGGTGAACTGCTGGAGCGTTTGCAGCCTTCGCGTGAAGCGGTTCGCCAGCTGTGGCTGAGCCAGCGCAGTGCTAACGTTGCGCAGCACAGTGCCAAAACGGCGGCTGCCGATCAGAGCTATTTTGGCATCGGCTTTGAGTTTGACCTGTTCAAAGATGAGCCGGTTGCCCAGGCAGAACCACGCAACAGTGGCGGCCAGCGCGATCAGCAGTTCCCGCAGCAGGTGTTTGCGTTGTGGCTGGAGCATCTGCGTCAGTTGCCCGAGAGTCGCAGCCTGCTGACGTTACTCAATGTCGATAAACTAACGCTGGAGATGCTGGTGGAGGAGTTAATTACCGCCAGCTTCCGCCTGAACGTACTGAGCAAGTTGCAAAGCGCGCTTAACGAACCGGATGCACAGGCCAGCGCCCACGAAGCGCGTACCGATCGTCAGGTGTCCCGCGCGATGACGGTGTTGGGTGATTTTGTTGCCTGGTTAGGCTTTTTACAGCGCCCTGAAAACGAACGTCCAGAGAGCCGTGTGAATCGTGGGCAAACTATCTTTGCTCGCCCACCTGCGCCCAGCGTCAGCTTCTCGTCGGGGCAACGTTTAACGCGCTTATCCGTGGCACCGGCCAATCATACGGCGTATTACATCTATGACTGGCTGGTGGGGTTAAATTCGGTGATCGTAGAAAACAATGGCTACACCGGCGGCGGTGATTTACCGGCCAACGCCCGCCAGACGCTGGCATTCCTGCTGCTGCCGTTGCACGCTTAACGCGTCAGGCGCAGCTCGCCTTGCAGCTGCTGCGCCGCTTCTTCCAACAGCGCCAGAACCGGGGCAAATTCAGCCTGTTCACTGGCGCTTTCTACGTGCTTGAGATGGATGGTGGCGGGCAGCGCCATACCGCCGGTCAGCCAGTCCCACATCGCATCCAGATTGTTGCCGAACGCCAGCGTGCAGTGGCTCTGCGCCACCAAGGCGCGGTAAAACGCCTGACGGTTATCTAACTGCTGAAAATCAAAAGTGAGCGTCAACATGGTTAATTCACCTGTTTGAAGCTGCGGTAGTGATCGGTGGTGAGAAAGATCAGGCCATCTGAAGAGTAAAGCAGACGATCGGCATCGCGGTGTCCACAATCGTAATTCACATCCGCTTCATACCACTGCCGTCCGGCTTGCATCGGCAGGCGCTGCTCGCGGTTGCTAAAACGATCGCCCCCAATTGCTCGACCAGGCAACACGTTGCACAGATCGCCTTTGCTCGGGTTCCAGCCCTGGCGACGCGCTTCACTTTTGGTGAGATAGAGGTCCGGCAGTTTGTGATGCTGCTGCAACCAGCGCGCGACCGTATTGGCATCGGTGAGTTGTGCGATGTCCGTGTGGCTTGATGCCGTTTTATTGCTTAAATGGGGTTTCAGCCCGGCCCAGGTGGCGGCCAGCGCGAAGATTAATCCGATCCAGAGTTTCTTTGACATAGTGACATCCTGATTGACAGGAAGCCGATGATAGCAGGATTACAACGAAGAGGAACGCGGGCCAGCGAAGCTGGCCCTGGCGGAGGTGTTACTGCATGGCACTCGCGGTTGGCACGGCATGACGACGCCATGCACCTGGCGCGACGCCATACTGACGTTTGAAGCTCCGGTTGAACGACTGCTGCGAATCAAACCCCAGTGAAATCGCCACATTAAGGATCGGTTCGTTGGTG
Protein-coding sequences here:
- a CDS encoding virulence factor SrfB, whose product is MLAPLIDDKQKITLIEDSGVQFLDFGLRLPALQARRQFVRQTANGPLLRLNVDGNSGKFLLYPEDGSAAEVVRPESDIALADSLKLLAHQWLPLPVLRCTSGRRFIGGPDNWARLHLAPLSQPDAAGNTHRITLAFDTRIVPEQDGGEQHGLSKADAQNGVSFALAWHNYELGEFLDHTWVDGWLRETFAQQVNALESRREQELNQALREFEYQAHYLNLLELLGEQLDLAEIYIQAASLQTPAVNVDIILDVGNSHTCGILVEDHAEESSGLRQTYELQLRDLSEPHQVYNELFDSRLEFAETRFGKANFSLESGRENAFMWPSLTRVGREASRLALLRAGTEGSTGLSSPRRYLWDEARYQPGWRFNANGSSDEPQATALPFTLLLNDEGQPLHALDEDERLPVFSASYSRSSLMTFMLCELLAQAMMQMNSVAQRQRMPQSQAPRQLRHVILTLPSAMPKPEREIFRRRMQEAIALVWKAEGWHPAEEDFSAESQAKSLRPVPDVQMEWDEATCGQMVWLFNETQVNFAGRAEDFFSSMARPDRPREVDELPGKSLRIASIDIGGGTTDLAITQYRLDDGQGNNVKITPRLLFREGFKVAGDDILLDVIQLWVLPALQQSLQKAGLTLAEPLMNKLFGHDSRMDGQATLRQQVTLQLFIPLAQAVLERYENWDPLDSHSEINALFGELVPQKPASSVLAFVNGEIQRTLGGDSRFDLLDVPLVVSMAQLHAEFLQHRMAIIPALRAMCEVVSLYQCDVLLLTGRPSRFPGIQALVRHLQPLPGSRILSLEGYHTSDWYPFNKLGRIDNPKSTAAVGAMLCLLALDLRLSSFWFRAGDFEPYSTIRYLGVLDENATLSDDNLCYSEIDLDSSHFALDRKSSFRIRGNVCLGFRQLENDRWPASPLYSLSITDPQLARKVAGESVLRIKLAVQPGPDDFGPERLVLSDARMDDGTRVPLEQLSLKLNTLSATGNANAQYWIDSGSVCKR
- a CDS encoding virulence factor SrfC family protein: MRTAKKTTSVTPAKRLSLMQETLDGALNWIDTHQAQAPRLAMEADTLQLQLRRARVESHALARQLARPVTLALFGQSQAGKAWLLSEMVGDAQGQLIARLGDRVVNHFQNINPGNIDFAIATRFSHQREAQSSAWPLEMTLLSDAELIRLILACAKTEEQPDTAVIDAALQRLQRHRQDEPEPGLDSDALITLWAWSRRQHRHAEVLDRHFWPQAIELAPWLNVDDRVQLFALLWPNQVALNEQLRSLMHLRHQLRQAPRLLAPLSLLTDDAALPAEKLIGNDADLQEMIEVCPIIANRVGKAQQVPLGLLALLTLEITIPLSSTPRQALYDEADMLELPAPGQPADRGQQEDLAQLRKRDALRATLLEQKRALLPGLYAARQGIDLMLICTAASQRQDADMAASALREWHIHQTVAASGEKPRLIWAITPHDARYQQQQINVDEAVQRQIGQPGQSWGSMLALDRAGVDRMGSWLQDEMQPEARRDRLAQQLTSLQQKLVERLQPWTESTATPEQAARKQAISDTLLKCLQHRTGLHGELLERLQPSREAVRQLWLSQRSANVAQHSAKTAAADQSYFGIGFEFDLFKDEPVAQAEPRNSGGQRDQQFPQQVFALWLEHLRQLPESRSLLTLLNVDKLTLEMLVEELITASFRLNVLSKLQSALNEPDAQASAHEARTDRQVSRAMTVLGDFVAWLGFLQRPENERPESRVNRGQTIFARPPAPSVSFSSGQRLTRLSVAPANHTAYYIYDWLVGLNSVIVENNGYTGGGDLPANARQTLAFLLLPLHA
- a CDS encoding barstar family protein, giving the protein MLTLTFDFQQLDNRQAFYRALVAQSHCTLAFGNNLDAMWDWLTGGMALPATIHLKHVESASEQAEFAPVLALLEEAAQQLQGELRLTR
- a CDS encoding ribonuclease domain-containing protein, which codes for MSKKLWIGLIFALAATWAGLKPHLSNKTASSHTDIAQLTDANTVARWLQQHHKLPDLYLTKSEARRQGWNPSKGDLCNVLPGRAIGGDRFSNREQRLPMQAGRQWYEADVNYDCGHRDADRLLYSSDGLIFLTTDHYRSFKQVN